A genomic segment from Sphingomonas oryzagri encodes:
- a CDS encoding LysR substrate-binding domain-containing protein encodes MSTYLPTLKQLQYLVALQEHGHFGNAAEACFVTQSTLSAGLRELESLLGLTLVERTRRVVRFTPVGERIAMQARRVLAEADVLTDLARAAGKPLSGELRMGVIPTIAPFLLPRLLPKLRAEWPDLKLYLREEVTASACDSLQRGRLDCVLLALPYRCGDVESADLFEDKLFFAFPEAQKAEFANRVPPEAIDERELLLLEDGHCLKDHALAACNRPELGAEAAMLGTSLHTLVQMVDNGLGVTLLPEMAIEAGILNGTGVQARPLDAEKPSRRIALAWRKGSPRAKEFELLAAALKKAA; translated from the coding sequence ATGAGCACCTATCTCCCCACGCTGAAGCAGCTCCAATATCTCGTGGCGTTGCAGGAACATGGCCATTTCGGCAATGCCGCCGAAGCCTGCTTCGTCACGCAATCCACGCTGTCGGCCGGGCTTCGCGAGCTGGAGTCGCTGCTGGGCCTGACGCTGGTCGAGCGTACCCGACGCGTCGTCCGCTTCACCCCCGTGGGCGAGCGGATCGCGATGCAGGCGCGGCGCGTGCTGGCCGAGGCGGACGTGCTGACTGATCTCGCACGCGCGGCAGGAAAGCCGCTTTCCGGCGAGCTGCGCATGGGCGTGATTCCCACCATCGCCCCCTTCCTGCTGCCCCGCCTGCTGCCCAAGTTGCGCGCCGAATGGCCGGACCTGAAGCTCTACCTGCGCGAGGAGGTGACGGCATCGGCCTGCGATTCGCTCCAGCGCGGGCGGCTCGACTGCGTGCTGCTGGCCCTCCCCTATCGCTGCGGTGACGTGGAATCGGCCGATCTGTTCGAGGACAAGCTCTTCTTCGCTTTCCCTGAGGCGCAGAAGGCGGAGTTCGCCAACCGCGTACCACCCGAGGCGATCGACGAGCGCGAGCTGCTGCTGCTCGAGGACGGGCATTGCCTGAAGGACCATGCCTTGGCCGCCTGCAACCGGCCGGAACTGGGCGCGGAGGCCGCGATGCTGGGCACCTCGCTGCATACGCTGGTGCAGATGGTCGACAATGGCCTCGGCGTCACGCTGCTGCCGGAGATGGCGATCGAGGCCGGCATCCTCAACGGCACCGGCGTGCAGGCCCGCCCGCTCGACGCCGAGAAGCCGAGCCGCCGCATCGCGCTCGCCTGGCGCAAGGGCAGCCCGCGCGCGAAGGAATTCGAACTGCTGGCGGCGGCGCTGAAGAAGGCGGCGTAA
- a CDS encoding peroxiredoxin, which produces MLTVGDKFPALTLPVQQGVDALPNGETIDTGDTGGKWKVVFFWPKDFTFICPTEIIGYGDLKGDFADRDAVLIGASTDTDFVHFAWRKSDERLAACDFPWIADNSKKLASALGIVAEEAGVAYRATFIVDPHNVIQHVTVNGLNQGRNPAEALRVLDALQTDELCPCNWSQGEEVLKPAA; this is translated from the coding sequence ATGCTGACCGTTGGCGACAAGTTCCCGGCCCTCACCCTTCCCGTCCAGCAGGGCGTCGACGCCCTCCCGAACGGCGAGACGATCGATACCGGCGACACCGGCGGCAAGTGGAAGGTCGTGTTCTTCTGGCCGAAGGACTTCACCTTCATCTGCCCGACCGAGATCATCGGCTATGGCGACCTGAAGGGTGACTTCGCCGATCGCGACGCCGTTCTCATCGGCGCCTCGACCGACACCGATTTCGTCCACTTCGCATGGCGCAAGTCGGACGAGCGTCTGGCCGCCTGCGATTTCCCGTGGATCGCCGACAATTCGAAGAAGCTCGCTTCCGCGCTCGGTATCGTCGCCGAGGAGGCTGGCGTCGCCTACCGCGCGACCTTCATCGTCGATCCGCACAACGTCATCCAGCACGTCACCGTGAACGGCCTCAACCAGGGCCGCAACCCGGCCGAGGCGCTGCGCGTGCTCGACGCGCTGCAGACCGACGAGCTGTGCCCCTGCAACTGGTCGCAGGGCGAAGAGGTTCTGAAGCCGGCCGCGTAA
- a CDS encoding carboxymuconolactone decarboxylase family protein: MSLKTFAEALPDYAKDLRLNIGSLVGDQTLGDQRKYGLLLACAHGTGYKPIVEAAEAEVEGKLSAEAANAARAAAAIMAMNNVYYRFVHLASNPEYGTLPAKLRMNVIGNPGIEKDDFELFSLAVSAMNGCGMCIDSHEKVLKGHGVPSEVIQTAARIGAVVKAVATVHATL; this comes from the coding sequence ATGTCGCTCAAGACCTTCGCCGAAGCCCTGCCCGATTATGCCAAGGATCTGCGCCTCAACATCGGCTCGCTGGTCGGCGATCAGACGCTGGGCGACCAGCGCAAGTACGGCCTGCTGCTCGCCTGCGCGCACGGTACCGGCTACAAGCCGATCGTCGAGGCTGCCGAGGCCGAGGTGGAGGGCAAGCTCTCGGCCGAAGCCGCCAATGCCGCGCGTGCCGCCGCCGCGATCATGGCGATGAACAACGTCTACTACCGCTTCGTCCACCTCGCCTCGAACCCCGAATATGGCACGCTGCCGGCCAAGCTGCGCATGAACGTGATCGGCAATCCGGGTATCGAAAAGGACGATTTCGAGCTGTTCAGCCTCGCCGTCTCGGCGATGAACGGCTGCGGCATGTGCATCGATTCCCATGAAAAGGTGCTCAAGGGTCACGGCGTCCCGTCCGAGGTGATCCAGACGGCGGCGCGCATCGGTGCCGTGGTGAAGGCGGTCGCGACCGTCCACGCGACGCTCTGA
- the epsC gene encoding serine O-acetyltransferase EpsC, with amino-acid sequence MPGRLVAYLDSIKARDPAPRSRWEVLLYPGVWAVFYHRIAHALFNRRMFFLARLVNHWSRMVTGNDIHPGAVIGRNLFIDHGWSVIGETAVIGDNVTIYQHVTLGGTNPVNGVGGKRHPTLLDGAVLGSGAQVLGPVTVGEGAKVGANAVVTRDVPAGATMIGIPAKPMLVDAAETQRFTPYGTPCCDQFDPASQRLEIMRCEIERLSGKIEELIRERDDARSKLTRTAPDRESA; translated from the coding sequence ATGCCCGGCCGTCTGGTCGCCTATCTGGATTCGATCAAGGCGCGCGATCCCGCGCCGCGATCGCGCTGGGAAGTGCTGCTCTACCCCGGTGTGTGGGCGGTCTTCTATCACCGCATCGCGCACGCGCTCTTCAATCGCCGGATGTTTTTCCTCGCGCGGCTGGTGAACCACTGGTCGCGCATGGTGACCGGCAACGACATCCATCCCGGCGCGGTGATCGGCCGCAACCTGTTCATCGATCATGGCTGGTCCGTGATCGGCGAGACGGCGGTGATCGGCGACAACGTCACCATCTATCAGCACGTCACGCTGGGAGGCACCAATCCGGTCAACGGCGTCGGCGGCAAGCGCCACCCAACCCTGCTGGACGGTGCGGTACTCGGCTCCGGCGCGCAGGTGCTGGGGCCGGTGACGGTGGGCGAGGGTGCCAAGGTGGGCGCCAACGCGGTCGTCACGCGCGATGTGCCGGCGGGCGCCACGATGATCGGTATCCCGGCCAAGCCCATGCTGGTCGATGCCGCGGAAACGCAGCGCTTCACGCCCTACGGCACGCCGTGCTGCGACCAGTTCGATCCGGCCTCGCAGCGCCTCGAGATCATGCGCTGCGAGATCGAGCGGCTGTCCGGCAAGATCGAGGAACTGATCCGCGAGCGCGACGATGCCCGCAGCAAGCTCACCCGCACCGCCCCCGATCGGGAGAGCGCGTGA
- a CDS encoding DUF2794 domain-containing protein → MSAVVTPFPGSGRPGQVAFERPELMRILDLYGRMVAAGHWKDYAIDFGREAATFSAFRRTAERPEFRIEKRPALRHRQGMWALVGEHGAVLKRGQELGPVLAPVERKLMKLVED, encoded by the coding sequence GTGAGCGCGGTCGTCACACCCTTTCCGGGGAGCGGGCGGCCGGGGCAGGTCGCCTTCGAGCGGCCCGAACTGATGCGCATCCTCGATCTCTACGGCCGCATGGTCGCGGCCGGGCACTGGAAGGATTATGCGATCGACTTCGGGCGCGAGGCGGCGACCTTTTCCGCCTTCCGCCGCACCGCCGAACGTCCTGAATTCCGTATCGAGAAGCGCCCTGCACTGCGTCATCGCCAGGGGATGTGGGCGCTGGTTGGCGAGCATGGCGCGGTGCTGAAGCGCGGGCAGGAACTGGGGCCAGTGCTGGCGCCGGTCGAGCGCAAGCTGATGAAGCTGGTCGAAGACTAG
- a CDS encoding isocitrate lyase, giving the protein MTYQTEIDTTSALIERFNGTWDGISPEAVARMKLQNRFNTGLDIAKYTAKIMRADMAAYDADPANYTQSLGCWHGFIGQQKLISIKKHFGTTKGKYLYLSGWMVAALRSDFGPLPDQSMHEKTSVPALIEELYTFLKQADARELGLIFRDLDKARAAGDAAKEAELLAQIDNFQTHVVPIIADIDAGFGNAEATYLLAKKMIEAGACALQIENQVSDEKQCGHQDGKVTVPHEDFLAKVRACRYAFLELGVDDGIIVTRTDSLGAGLTKQIAVSNEPGDIGDQYNSFLDCEEIDPATARNGDVIINRDGKLMRPKRLPSNLFQFRAGTGADRCVLDCITSLQHGADLLWIETEKPHIEQIASMVDRIREVIPNAKLVYNNSPSFNWTLNFRQQVYDAWAEAGKDVSQYERAALMSVIYDATDLAKEADEKIRTFQKDAAKRAGIFHHLITLPTYHTAALSTDNLAKEYFGEAGMLGYVAGVQRKEIREGIACVKHQNMSGSDIGDDHKEAFAGEAALKAGGAHNTMNQFA; this is encoded by the coding sequence ATGACCTATCAGACCGAAATCGACACCACGAGCGCCCTCATCGAGCGCTTCAACGGCACCTGGGACGGAATCAGCCCGGAGGCGGTGGCGCGCATGAAGTTGCAGAACCGCTTCAACACCGGTCTCGACATCGCGAAATATACGGCGAAGATCATGCGCGCCGATATGGCCGCCTATGATGCCGATCCGGCCAACTACACCCAGTCGCTGGGCTGCTGGCATGGGTTCATCGGGCAGCAGAAGCTGATCTCGATCAAGAAGCATTTCGGCACCACCAAGGGCAAGTATCTGTACCTGTCCGGCTGGATGGTCGCGGCGCTGCGCTCCGATTTCGGGCCGCTGCCCGACCAGTCGATGCACGAGAAGACCAGCGTGCCCGCGCTGATCGAGGAACTCTACACCTTCCTCAAGCAGGCCGACGCCCGCGAGCTGGGCCTGATCTTCCGCGATCTCGACAAGGCGCGCGCCGCCGGCGATGCCGCGAAGGAAGCCGAGTTGCTTGCGCAGATCGACAATTTCCAGACGCACGTCGTGCCGATCATCGCCGACATCGATGCGGGCTTCGGCAATGCCGAGGCGACCTACCTGCTCGCCAAGAAGATGATCGAGGCCGGCGCCTGCGCGCTGCAGATCGAGAATCAGGTCTCCGACGAGAAGCAGTGCGGCCACCAGGACGGCAAGGTCACCGTGCCGCACGAGGACTTTCTCGCCAAGGTCCGCGCCTGCCGCTACGCCTTCCTCGAGCTCGGCGTCGACGACGGCATCATCGTCACCCGCACCGACTCGCTGGGCGCCGGCCTGACCAAGCAGATCGCCGTCTCGAACGAGCCTGGCGACATCGGCGACCAGTATAACAGCTTCCTCGATTGCGAGGAGATCGATCCGGCGACCGCGCGCAACGGTGATGTCATCATCAACCGCGACGGCAAGCTGATGCGCCCCAAGCGCCTGCCCTCGAACCTGTTCCAGTTCCGGGCAGGCACCGGTGCGGACCGCTGCGTGCTCGATTGCATCACCTCGCTGCAGCACGGGGCGGACCTGCTGTGGATCGAGACCGAGAAGCCGCATATCGAGCAGATCGCCAGCATGGTCGATCGCATCCGCGAGGTGATCCCGAACGCCAAGCTGGTCTACAACAACTCGCCCAGTTTCAACTGGACGCTGAACTTCCGCCAGCAGGTCTATGATGCGTGGGCCGAGGCGGGCAAGGACGTGTCGCAATACGAGCGCGCCGCGCTGATGAGCGTGATCTACGACGCCACCGATCTGGCCAAGGAAGCCGACGAGAAGATCCGCACCTTCCAGAAGGATGCGGCGAAGCGCGCCGGCATCTTCCACCACCTGATCACGCTGCCGACCTATCACACGGCTGCGCTCAGCACCGACAATCTCGCCAAGGAGTATTTCGGCGAGGCGGGCATGCTGGGCTATGTCGCCGGGGTGCAGCGCAAGGAGATCCGCGAAGGGATCGCCTGCGTGAAGCACCAGAACATGTCGGGCTCCGACATCGGCGACGATCACAAGGAAGCCTTCGCCGGCGAGGCCGCGCTCAAGGCCGGCGGCGCCCACAACACGATGAACCAGTTCGCGTAA
- a CDS encoding glycine zipper domain-containing protein gives MVRREVSHRLLLVGAATVLLQTGVTAAVAQSYPPPSQQGGYDDDQGPPPGYDSRQAPPAGYDDDGGQGGYQGDDQGPPPGQGNYPPPPNGRYSGGQYAAPPPPPPGYDGSQLPPPPPGYQAGPDAAQQATQDQQYAAYAQQWAQAYCVKAHADTGAGAVIGGAIGALLGSSVAGRHDRAGGAILGAGVGALGGAAVANGTNSNATSPGCPPGFVVRGGAPAFAYGGPAYYYAAPTWYHPWVFYGGVWTYRPYPYHVWYYRHYGWGGPRGYYHGPRGYYRRRW, from the coding sequence ATGGTAAGGCGTGAAGTGTCGCATCGCTTGCTGCTCGTCGGCGCAGCGACCGTGTTGCTGCAGACGGGCGTGACGGCGGCCGTGGCGCAGTCCTATCCGCCGCCGTCGCAGCAGGGAGGCTATGACGACGATCAGGGGCCTCCACCCGGCTATGACAGTCGACAGGCGCCGCCCGCCGGCTATGACGACGATGGCGGTCAGGGTGGCTATCAAGGCGACGACCAGGGGCCGCCGCCGGGGCAGGGCAATTACCCGCCTCCGCCGAATGGCCGATATTCCGGCGGCCAGTATGCGGCGCCTCCGCCTCCGCCTCCCGGCTATGACGGATCGCAGCTTCCCCCACCGCCGCCCGGCTATCAGGCTGGGCCGGACGCCGCGCAGCAGGCGACACAGGACCAGCAATATGCCGCGTATGCCCAGCAGTGGGCGCAGGCCTATTGTGTGAAGGCCCATGCCGATACGGGCGCCGGCGCGGTGATCGGCGGCGCGATCGGCGCGCTGCTCGGGTCGAGCGTCGCCGGCCGTCACGATCGTGCGGGCGGGGCGATCCTTGGCGCCGGCGTCGGCGCACTCGGCGGGGCGGCCGTCGCCAACGGGACGAACAGCAACGCCACCAGCCCAGGCTGTCCGCCGGGCTTCGTCGTGCGCGGCGGTGCGCCGGCCTTCGCATATGGCGGGCCGGCTTATTATTATGCGGCGCCGACCTGGTATCACCCGTGGGTGTTCTACGGCGGAGTGTGGACCTACCGGCCGTACCCGTACCACGTCTGGTATTACCGCCATTACGGCTGGGGTGGCCCGCGCGGCTATTATCACGGCCCGCGTGGTTACTATCGCCGCCGTTGGTGA